In the genome of Streptomyces sp. SLBN-118, the window CGGAACCGTTCCCGGAGGGGTCGAGGTAGGTGTACGCGCCAGGAGCGGGGATGCCCGGCTGCTCCACCATGCCTGCGTTCTCCGGCAGCCCCTCGCCCGGGATCTGACCGGTGTCAGTCATGCGTACCCCTCGCCCATCGCTTGTGTTCCTTCGCCCGTCGCCCGGGACGCCCATCACGGCACACCTGACGCCCGTCAACAAGAACGAGCGTGTGCGCCGTGCGGCACGATGCCCCCACGGTCTCCAAGCATTCTCGCGGCCGTTCGGCGCCGGGGCCATGAGATCGGCCACGGCCCGTTGTGGGCTGCGCCACGTTGCGCTTCCCCCGGTTCTGACGTACCACATAACGGAACCAAAGCGGCCCCATTTTCCGGACATTGACGAACGAACCGACGAACGTCCGGGTGCGGTACGACGATCGGCCAGCCTACCGCGCGCCGTCCGGCAGGACGGTCATGGGGCGCTCTCCACCCGGCTGCCGGAGAGCAGGAAGACGACGGAACGCTCCCGCTCCGCCCACGCCGCCGTGTCCATGTCGACGCACTGAAGCAGCGCGCACTCCACCTCGTAGCCGCCGGCCGCGAGGGCCGCGCCGATCGCCTCCGCATCGTCGCGGGTCGAGGCATGCGTGACGATGCGCTGCGGCCGCCGGTCGGCGCACGCGGTCACCACCGGTACTCCCCCGCCCCCGATCCGTACGACATCGGGCTCCGGCAGTCGCTCCAGTACATGTGGCGCGCGCCCCTGGACGACCTGGAGCTGGGCGCCCGCGTGCCGGGCCGTGGCTGCAGTGCGGGCGCAGGCGTCCGCGTCCGCGTCGACGGCGATGACCGCGGCGCCGAATCGGGCCGCCTCCGCCGCGAGCGCCCCGCTGCCCGAGCCGATGTCCCAGACGAGATCGCCGATGCGCGGCCCGAGCCTGGCCAGCTGGGCGGCGCGCAGCTGCACGGACTCCCCCTCACCCGGAGCCTGCCCGTGCGGCTGTCCGTACGCGTCCGCGGGCAGCGCCCAGCCCCGTACCGCCGGCGGGTAGCCGGGTTCGCGGCCCGCGATCCAGCCTCCGCCCTGGACGGCCGCGGTCCCCGCTCCGCCGATGACGATCACGACATTGGGGTCGCGCCAGGAGTGG includes:
- the cbiE gene encoding precorrin-6y C5,15-methyltransferase (decarboxylating) subunit CbiE, with product MADRVTVIGWDGSPLTAAARSALSAATLVAGAAHHLALPEVPAGAERIRLGSVGLAARRIAGHRGSAVVLADGDPGFFGVVRTLRAPEHGLEVEVVPAVSSVATAFARAGMPWDDAQIVVAHRRTLRRAVNVCRAHPKVAVLTSPGAGPAELALLLEGVHRTFVICEELGSDREQVTVLTSEKAADHSWRDPNVVIVIGGAGTAAVQGGGWIAGREPGYPPAVRGWALPADAYGQPHGQAPGEGESVQLRAAQLARLGPRIGDLVWDIGSGSGALAAEAARFGAAVIAVDADADACARTAATARHAGAQLQVVQGRAPHVLERLPEPDVVRIGGGGVPVVTACADRRPQRIVTHASTRDDAEAIGAALAAGGYEVECALLQCVDMDTAAWAERERSVVFLLSGSRVESAP